AGGAATCCCCATCACGTTTCCTCTCATCCACCTGTTGACGTATGCCACGTCACAACATCATTTATTATAAACCAAAATGTAATATTTGTTCATGGTTTCCTACCACCTTTAAGACGGGCAAAGAATAAGAGATCGCCTATAAGTACTTATTTacagggaggaggagaagacacGAGAGAGGAAGAGGGATGAAGAGGCTTCCTTGTGATGCCTTCTtctcgttcttcttcttcttttgatgcTTCCTCCTCCCAGATCTTAGAATCCAATCCGCATCTGGCAGCAAGTGGCAATCTCCAGATCGGTGAGCCGATTCGATTCCTATCTCATTCCCCTCCCGATACTACGTGGAATTCCTATCGATCGGTTCCGATCCAATGGACCTTCCTTCGATCCGATTGATGGTGATTTCGCTCGGTTTCTCGTGATTTCTTGGTTTTGCGATTCCTTATAGGTATGTCTCCTTCGTTCATCGGATTCGTAGATGTTTTATAACGTGTTTGCCTTGCGATCTATTTGGATGTGGATATGACTTGTTGACTCCGAGTTGATCGTTCTGTGATTTGTCGCTCGAGATTGGATCTGACTCTCGATTACTCGTTTCGACTCGAATTCGACGATCCTCGCTATTTCAATTGCTGGGATGATGCTGGTGACGATGATCGTTCTTGTGGTGGCTCATTTGCAGGAAGGAGAATGGAGGTGGATTTGGGGAAGCTCTTCATCGGCGGGATCTCGTGGGACACCAATGAGGATAGCCTCCGGAAGTACTTCAGCGCCTTCGGAGAGGTGGTGGAGGCGGTCATCATGAAGGACCGTACCACCGGCCGCGCTCGCGGCTTCGGATTCGTCGTGTTCGCGGACCCTGCGGTCACGGAAAGAGTCGTCACGGAGAAGCACACGATCGATGGTCGGATGGTAACCGCTTGTCCTCTGCCCTCTTTCTTTTTCCTTCCAACAGCTCGTCGATTCTTCGCCACACATTTAATGCGCTTTAACGTTCGTAATCCTGGGTCCGTTGTGCGAATCCTCGGGGGGCTTAAACTCAAAATGATACTTCTCTATCGATTTCTCAGGTGGAGGCGAAGAAAGCTGTTCCCAGGGATGATCACCAATTCCTCAATAAAAACAGCAGCAGCAGTATCCATGGATCTCCTGTCCCTGGCCACACGAAGAAGATCTTCGTGGGAGGCCTATCGTCGACTATAACGGAGGGCGATTTTAAGAAGTACTTTGATCAGTTTGGAACCATCACGGATGTCGTCGTGATGTATGATCACAACACCCAACGGCCGAGGGGGTTCGGATTCATCACTTACGACTCAGAGGATGCTGTGGACAAGGTATTGCTCAATGCCTTTCACGAGCTGAATGGTAAGATGGTAGAGGTGAAGAGGGCTGTTCCTAAAGAGCCGTCCCCAGGGCCCATCATGCGCTCCTCGATTGGTGGATATAACTATGGTTTGAATCGAGTAAACAGCTTTGTGAATGGGTATACTCAGGGATACAATGCAAGCTCGGTAAGTGGGTACGGAATGAGGAGGTTGGATGATAGTAGATTAGGCTCCCTGGCTGGTGGCAGAAATGGATTTGCTTCGCTTAGCCCTGGCCTTGGAATGGGAATGGATTACGAGCCACCTTTGAGCTCAACTTTTGTAGGAAACCCAGGCTACGATAATAATCTGGGATACGGACGGGCTTTGAATCCTTACCACAATGCAAATTCAAGTAGGTACACTAGTCTCATTCCGTATAATGATGTTGATGGAAATACTAGCTCACTTTTCAGTTTGACATCTCGCAATGTATGGGAAAACGTGGCCCTTAACCATGCCACAAAATCTGCAATTTCAAATGCATCCATGGTGTCTAGGAGTGGGAGCCTCGGTAGCCTTGGCACCGGTAACTTGAACCGGGGCAGTGGCTCGAGCTATACCAGTGGAGGAAATCTGGGGTTCGGAGGTGGCGGGTATATTGGCTTGGGTCGCAACAGTTTTGACAGAAGAATCGCTCCTGCTTCCCCTAACACTAATCTTATTGCTTCGTCTTCGGGATATGAAGGAAGCTACGCCAAGTTATATGGTGCTACTTCGGTTTATGGAGACCCGACTTGGGGATCATCATCCTCAGAATTTGATGCCACTGGTTCTTTTAGTATCAAGCTCAATAATTCAAACTCGGATGTCACAGGCAACGGCTTTGCAGATTATATGGCTGGTTATAATGTCAACAATAATAGAGGTAAGCAGTTTCTGTATTTCTTATTTCCTAGGAGTGTAAGAAAGAAAAAAGCCATGTCTTATTAGTTCCTCGAAGATCTATCATCTACATGGTTCTTATGCCTATCAAATTTAGGTTCTTCAAAGCTTCTTTTTTGTCCTGATTATAATAGATAATATCAAACGAGATTATAATTTGTTCTTACGGTTGTGTCGCTGTGTTAATAAACTTAGGCTCGCTCACATTAGCAGAATTTGGTCAGGAGAAAGTTCAAAACAAAACAAGTCAAAATATCTTTTGAGTATGTAATTTGGCCATTAACCGAATACAGAAAACTTGGTCATGACTGCTATTGCTTTTCTGTGAAAAGTTTCTCTATTAGATTCTAATATGTTGCAATTTATTTTGACAGAGAGCTGAATCCTTGCCTGCATATTGTCCCTGTTAGATACGTTCTTATCAAGAGTGGAGCAGAATTAGTGTGAAAatgtacgtatgtatgtatgAAGATTTTCTTTTCTCGTTCTGCATGATTAGGAGTTCCTGAGATTGGCTGTTGGTTTCTGTTTTGTGCAGGAATTGCTACTTAGAGTGATTATTTTGTTTCCATTTTCAAGAACTAAGCTCATGACAAGTGAACAATCTGCGGGTTGAACTTACGTGGTATATTATATGCATCAGGAAAATAATTATATAGAGCTAACAAGAAGGACATTCAGTAAATAAGATTGGGATATTTGAAACAACGTAGGTTTTGCGATACGGATCAAATTTCACATGTAGGTCTTATTCGAGATGTAAAATATGATTACGGAATACATTCAGAAGAACGTCGTGATTTATACAGACGTCAGGTCAAATAGACGTTTATTATTATTTCAGAGAGATGAAAGATCGAAATTGCTTTAACGAGTATCATCAAGCAGGCTTTAAAGTTTTTAAAgtctttcctccacaaaatttgtctaTCGATTTCTCTTCCGGTTAGTTATCGCCTACAAGTACGTCAGGTATGCCAGTGcttctttttcctcctcctccttctattTCTATTCCATTTCTCTATTTTACTTATAAATGATAAAGACTGTTAAATATTGTGGCATTGTGATTCTCTATAATGCGAGAGTCTTTGTTTGTGATGTGCATTTGCTACTACTTTTCTGTGTTCTGGAATTCCCTCAGCACCATTACCAACCTTTATCGCTGGGGTCTTTCTCATGAAAGTTGGCATCCTCTGTTGTCACACATCTAAAAAAAGCCCAAAGTCAGACTTCGTGTTCTGGTTTCGTACAACATCAGCATTAACTAATACATGTTGTTCCAGTATGCTTATGATTGTATTCTTATATGCATTGGTTTTTCACATTTGGAATCGAGTTTTGAGTGACCGGatcgatttttctttctttccctttttttttggaAAGAATCTTTTATTAATCAGGAACTACAGTAGTCGTCAAGGAAACAGAGTACCCCTCGGTAGGTAGGCCGAGGCATACAGTTATTTCTTGTCTCGTTCGTTAATTTATGAGCTAAAAAAATTGGATCTACCGTCGATGTGAGTCCAACCCAAGACAGACCTTCTTTTTCTCATACCCCATCTCGAAATATGAAGACCTACCTAGGCGATATAAACATTCAGATGCACATCCAAATCAACAAATGTATATGCATGCATAAAGATTATTATATACTAATAAATATGTTCGAAAGTTTGGTAAAGACATCTTTGAAGACACATTCTAAAGTAAAGGCAATGTTCTATATAACCAGTAAATAATAATTCCATATACAGGAAAGAAAGAGACTAATAATTCATTTTCGTGCAATAACAATGCAAGTCACTCCATAAATCCACTCCCCTCTACACTAATCTTGTTTTTATTCATTTTGGTTTGAGGAAGTCCATAGAATTCTGCCAAGTAGTCCGAGGCTTCCGAATTCCCACCGCATACTTTCCACAGTGCTTCGACCTCTCCTCTTGCCACCGTGCCCCATTTTCCACTGTCGTCTAGGAAATCCAACAGCTTCGAGTAAAACGAATcataattcataagcaggaagggGACTGGAAACTTGGAGCCAATTCTTTCCAGCTGAATCAAGGCAAGAATCTCAAACACCTCATCTAGGGTTCCAATTCCACCAGGTAAGGCGACGACAGCCGTCATGTCGGATGGATTGTTCCGCACTGCAGCATCCACCAGTCCATGTTTCCTCGCCGAGAAAAACCTGCTCTTCCCTTAGGCATCAGTGTGAGCTTTCAACTGTTGTGGGACTGAACTTTCGGCTGCGCTATGTAGCTATACTACCTGCATGTGAGATATGTTTCAGGAGGGAGGTAGGGATGGAAGTTTGAGGACGTCCACTCGCCCGATTCCCTTGCTATCTTGAATCCCCCAACTGGCTTCTTTGCTTCAAGAGCACCCTTAAAGGCGGCATCCATGAGACCAGGGCCAGCTCCGGTCCATGTAGTGCAGTCCAAAAGTAGAGCAACCTGCACAATAGCGGATGCATCACAGTTCATTGTGCGACTTAGCGGATGCATCACAGTTCAGTGTGCAACTTTAGCTTAACGTGACAAGATTGCCCTTGTGTATGCAATAGATCCAAGGATAATCAGTGAAATGTGAAAATACATGATGATCACATGAATGGTAAATTTGCTATGCGCCAAGCTTTGAACGCAAGAGAACACAAACAAAATCCAAGTCTTTGTCAGTTGGCTTTAGAGACAATCATGATGTCAAGTTTTATTCGATGCGCATCACAAGCGATAGTCCCCAAACAAACAACAGAGCAAAAAAATAATGCATGTCAAATCCTCCAATTCTTGATTTGCGACAGTTAGCAATCGATATTTTAAAGAAATATACTGGTATCTCTACACTATTCcatgatatatatacatacatgtatatatctaGAAGAAGAAAAATAGCTTGCCTCTCTAGCCAATTGCATCGCTTGCTCATAATGTGGATGGCCCACTTGCACTCTCGATGAACCAAGATACACTACGCCCCTTCCGAGCTTGTGAACAAGTCCATAGCATCTCTGTATTTCCCTCTTCACCTTTCATAACGAAAAGCACAACCCTGTATCAGTTTCTATAGATAATTATCCAGTATTTCTTAATTTTATTCCTAACCAAGATGATAATCTTGTGTAGACTTGGCAAACCATGGAAGTTGATAAAAATAACAAAGTGAAAGAGCCAACTTATCTGCAGcaagatatatagattgaaatttGTCCTCGAGTTATTTGAGGACTTGTTCCAAGCAAAGCCAAACTAAGGGAAAATCCATTTAGCCAATACTAAATATGGATCTGTAGAATAGCttggttttcttgttctttttattattgtctttcAATAAACCAGCATATAAACATTTCCATAGTTTGTAATCGACAAATATCCTCCACATAAGAACTTTGGGAATTCACATTGCTCGCTTTTCATAAACACGGAGAAAGGTTTGGCATGCACTTATCGCGTAGGTAGAACAGACTGCATCGGAATATGATGCTTTTCCAAATCACATGAACTGGAGATTGGAGTGAGTCCACATAACCTAGCAAGTGCTTGAATGGCAAGAAACTCAAATATGGCCCTTACCATAGAAACTCTATGCAGAATTTGAGGCTCATAAACTAAACAATCCAAGCTCATGCATTGGATCAACCCCCTTTCTTTCATGACTCGAAGAACAAGTCAAAGTTCCTTATGTAAATTGAGAATTGTGTTAGACAAGACTCAACGTTTGATTGTTGACCATGTATGATACATGATTATGGCTAATTCTTAATCATCATCAAGAAACTAAAATTTTCAGCGCCCTGTGCTTTATTTCctgaaatataatatatatatatatatatatatatatatatatatatatatatatatatatatatatatatatatattgtctgtCTTAAACGAATACTGCACTGAGGAGAAGACCTAATCGTTGCCTGGTGGGCATGCCTCAGTCCGAGTCATTTCCTCGAACACAGAACGGGAGGGTGGTTTTGTACAAGCACAGAACAACCAGTTCAGAATGATCCATCATCGCTATCCACAGAGCAAGGGGATTCGCCATTGCTGATTCAATCACAAGCATTTCTAACACAAATCTTTCCGATTAACAGAACGGAGAGGTCAAGAGAGAAGAAGGGTACCTCTTCCGGGCTGGTTCGTTCCGAGAGCAAGAGCCCATCGGACTGCAACGCCAGCGCAGAAACCCTACCCTGTCGAGGCACGGTTAGCCCGGGAGGCCTGCAGCCGGTTCTCTGACCCCGGCCGACAACAGGTGGTGCCGTTCCTGTAACGTGGGAGCCCCTCCGTCGAGAGGTTGGGCGAGCGAGCAGAAGAGAACCACGAGGAACAACATGAGCCACCATGGAAACCCTCCCCCAGAATCTCCCGGAGCCGATCGAAGGTCGGGGCACCAGCACCTGATGGCTTCGATTCGCTTTAGGAAGTTGGGTAAGTGGCACCAGAATTGGATTCCTCGATCGATCGAGAGATGGGAGTCCGCCTCTTCgcgtattaataataataataataatattaataataatattattattattattattattattattattagctgGTTCCTCGATTCCCACGCCAAACCAGGTCTTATTAGATGGAGCTCCGAATGGCTTCGGATCCAATACTTACGAGCCAAACTGGAACCCGAAAGCTTCACCAAAACAATTAG
Above is a genomic segment from Musa acuminata AAA Group cultivar baxijiao chromosome BXJ3-4, Cavendish_Baxijiao_AAA, whole genome shotgun sequence containing:
- the LOC135636856 gene encoding uncharacterized protein LOC135636856 isoform X1, producing the protein MVAHVVPRGSLLLARPTSRRRGSHVTGTAPPVVGRGQRTGCRPPGLTVPRQGRVSALALQSDGLLLSERTSPEEVKREIQRCYGLVHKLGRGVVYLGSSRVQVGHPHYEQAMQLAREVALLLDCTTWTGAGPGLMDAAFKGALEAKKPVGGFKIARESGEWTSSNFHPYLPPETYLTCRFFSARKHGLVDAAVRNNPSDMTAVVALPGGIGTLDEVFEILALIQLERIGSKFPVPFLLMNYDSFYSKLLDFLDDSGKWGTVARGEVEALWKVCGGNSEASDYLAEFYGLPQTKMNKNKISVEGSGFME
- the LOC135636855 gene encoding heterogeneous nuclear ribonucleoprotein 1-like isoform X1, with the translated sequence MPSSRSSSSFDASSSQILESNPHLAASGNLQIGRRMEVDLGKLFIGGISWDTNEDSLRKYFSAFGEVVEAVIMKDRTTGRARGFGFVVFADPAVTERVVTEKHTIDGRMVEAKKAVPRDDHQFLNKNSSSSIHGSPVPGHTKKIFVGGLSSTITEGDFKKYFDQFGTITDVVVMYDHNTQRPRGFGFITYDSEDAVDKVLLNAFHELNGKMVEVKRAVPKEPSPGPIMRSSIGGYNYGLNRVNSFVNGYTQGYNASSVSGYGMRRLDDSRLGSLAGGRNGFASLSPGLGMGMDYEPPLSSTFVGNPGYDNNLGYGRALNPYHNANSSRYTSLIPYNDVDGNTSSLFSLTSRNVWENVALNHATKSAISNASMVSRSGSLGSLGTGNLNRGSGSSYTSGGNLGFGGGGYIGLGRNSFDRRIAPASPNTNLIASSSGYEGSYAKLYGATSVYGDPTWGSSSSEFDATGSFSIKLNNSNSDVTGNGFADYMAGYNVNNNRES
- the LOC135636855 gene encoding heterogeneous nuclear ribonucleoprotein 1-like isoform X2; its protein translation is MEVDLGKLFIGGISWDTNEDSLRKYFSAFGEVVEAVIMKDRTTGRARGFGFVVFADPAVTERVVTEKHTIDGRMVEAKKAVPRDDHQFLNKNSSSSIHGSPVPGHTKKIFVGGLSSTITEGDFKKYFDQFGTITDVVVMYDHNTQRPRGFGFITYDSEDAVDKVLLNAFHELNGKMVEVKRAVPKEPSPGPIMRSSIGGYNYGLNRVNSFVNGYTQGYNASSVSGYGMRRLDDSRLGSLAGGRNGFASLSPGLGMGMDYEPPLSSTFVGNPGYDNNLGYGRALNPYHNANSSRYTSLIPYNDVDGNTSSLFSLTSRNVWENVALNHATKSAISNASMVSRSGSLGSLGTGNLNRGSGSSYTSGGNLGFGGGGYIGLGRNSFDRRIAPASPNTNLIASSSGYEGSYAKLYGATSVYGDPTWGSSSSEFDATGSFSIKLNNSNSDVTGNGFADYMAGYNVNNNRES
- the LOC135636856 gene encoding uncharacterized protein LOC135636856 isoform X2 is translated as MVAHVVPRGSLLLARPTSRRRGSHVTGTAPPVVGRGQRTGCRPPGLTVPRQGRVSALALQSDGLLLSERTSPEEVALLLDCTTWTGAGPGLMDAAFKGALEAKKPVGGFKIARESGEWTSSNFHPYLPPETYLTCRFFSARKHGLVDAAVRNNPSDMTAVVALPGGIGTLDEVFEILALIQLERIGSKFPVPFLLMNYDSFYSKLLDFLDDSGKWGTVARGEVEALWKVCGGNSEASDYLAEFYGLPQTKMNKNKISVEGSGFME